The region AATATGAAATTCTCCCCATGCCAAACCTCCCACTGCTGGGctcaactgtgtgaccttgggcaaggctcTGCCCTCTCTGGGCTCCTGCTTCCCTGAGAATCTCTGAGGCATACCCTCCCTTAAAGGGATCTTACCTTATCTCTTTGAGGACTCAGACAAACTGAAGGAAGATCCCCTCCTTTTTGCTGAGTCCTCCCAGAACCTCCCTTAAGCACCACTGGGGGTCAGAAGCCTTGGGTAAGGTTGACACCCCATTTATTGGAGAAGACCCCAGCACCCGCCCCCTGAGGTCTTAAGGGCTTTGGTGTATCCTTGGTCACGAGCGCTGGGCCAGGAAGCAGAGTTCCTGAGAGCCAAGTCTAGTGGTTGAGAGAGGACCctggctgggcctggggagcaggAAGCCATCTGTCCAGCTGGGCAGCCCCCATGGGTCCCTGGTGCAGCCCCGGCCATGTGTCCAGCGCACACCCCTTCCCCATACTCCATGAGGGGGGTCTGCACCCCATCACACGCTGGTTCTGCAGGTCTGCACCCCTGTGAGGCTGCCCCTGGGGGGCATGGGTTCTGTTGGGCTCTTGCTCCCAGCATGGGTGACCCAGCGATAGCAGTCAGTGATGCGCTTGTTGGGTGCATGGGGGCCACAGCGGGTGCAGTACACGATGCCCAGTGCAAGCAGGACCACCAAAAAGATACACGTTGGCACCAGGAGCGCCACCAGCAGCCACCGGTCATCCCTCTGGCTGTGCTCGGCAAGACCAGCCTCCCCCAGGGCTGTTGGGGCTGCTGTGGGAGCTGGTGAGGGCAGCCACAGGGCCAACTTGGGACTGGGGCCATCTTCCCTTGGGATTTGGGGGGctttggaatggggatgtgtaGGGCTGATGGGTGAGGTCTGGTTAGTGGGGCTCTGAGAGggcaggagggtggggagggctgCGGGCTGGGTAGCAGCAGGCACAGAGATTTGATGGGCAGGAGACACAGGGGACCTGGAGGTGGTGGTCAGAGAGGGCTGGGCAGTTGGGATAATGGGAAGCTGGGTGGCCTGGGTTCTGAGGACAGGGGCATCTGGGGCTTGAGGGGGTAGCTGGGCACCGAGGGTGGTGACCAGAGGGGCATGGTTAGGTGGGATTCCAGGCAAATGAGTGGTGGTCTGGGTGCCAGCAACCCGGGTGTCTGGAAACATGGGGGACTGGTGGGCAGGGAAGAGCTCCGGATATTTGGTTGAGATCATGGGGGGCTGGTGGGCAGGGGGCTGTGCtggatgagagacagagagaataccGGGTTGGTAGGCAGAAGGCAGATCTGGATAGTTGGCTGCGATCACGGAGATCTGGTGGTCACGGGACAAAGCTGGGTGTGTGGCAGGGATCACAGGAGGCTGGTGGGCAGAAGGCAGTGTGGGGCGCGTGGCAGAGACCACCACAGGCCGGGTGACGGAGAGCACTGAGGAGTGGTAGGGGACCCTGGGGGCACTCAGCGGGGGTGGCCAGGTGGGCTCCGGGTAGGGTATCTGTGGCTCTCTGTCCTCTGGGAAGCTCGGTCTATAGGCCAGGGCAAAGTCAGGCGGCTGCGTAGGCTCCATCCACAGGATCCCAGGCATCTCCGTCCAGCCACCGTTGAAGGCCTTCCAGGCCTCGTCTTCATCTTCCTCATCCTCCCCGTCATCCAGCAACTCATCTCCGAGGTCCTGGGAAGCCTGGGCACCCATGGCCCCTGCAGGGCTGCAGCTGATGCCATCAGCCTCCAGCTCATGTCCCTCGCTACAATAACACTCGAAGCCACCAACGTAGTTGACACACATCTGCTGGCACACACCGGCAATCTGGCACTCATCTGTGTCCACACAGCGGTGCGGATCATCCTCCGCTGGCCGGAAACCCAGGCGACAGTGGCAGCTGTAGCCTTGTGGCCCACCGGGCTCACACTGCTGCTCGCACGGAGCCTGGGCACAGGGGTCCTCGCAACTGCGCCCGTCTGCTGCCAGCCGGAAGCCCTCAGTGCAGCGGCAGGACACGTGACCATCCACCTCCTCCACACATTCGTGTTCGCAGCCCCCGTTGTCAGGGCTGCAGCCAGTCCCCAGGCACAGGGGCCCAGCCCGTGACCAGCCCACACCTCCCTCGGGCTGCTTCACGCAGAGCAGAGAGGCTCCCCTGCCAGCCTGGCACTGCACAGCGGCCACGGAGCCGAAGGGCAGCCACTCAAACTCTGTGGAGACCAGGTGGAAGGGCGTGGTATACACGGCTGGGCCGGCCTGGCCCGCCTCATCTTGCAGCGCTGGGCAGGCGCCCTCGAAGCCAAACTGGCACAGGTAGCCGTCGACAGCCAGCGTGCACGAGCCCTCCAGCCAGCGGTGCTCGCCACTTGCCTCCAGGGCCACACAGCGCTGGGCCGGGCAGGGGCCTCCAGAGGCTGGCTGGGCCCAGTTGGTGAAA is a window of Gorilla gorilla gorilla isolate KB3781 chromosome 9, NHGRI_mGorGor1-v2.1_pri, whole genome shotgun sequence DNA encoding:
- the CD248 gene encoding endosialin; the encoded protein is MLLRLLLAWAAAGPTLGQDPWAAEPRAACGPGSCYALFPRRRTFLEAWRACRELGGDLATPRTPEEAQRVDSLVGAGPASRLLWIGLQRQARQCQLQRPLRGFTWTTGDQDTAFTNWAQPASGGPCPAQRCVALEASGEHRWLEGSCTLAVDGYLCQFGFEGACPALQDEAGQAGPAVYTTPFHLVSTEFEWLPFGSVAAVQCQAGRGASLLCVKQPEGGVGWSRAGPLCLGTGCSPDNGGCEHECVEEVDGHVSCRCTEGFRLAADGRSCEDPCAQAPCEQQCEPGGPQGYSCHCRLGFRPAEDDPHRCVDTDECQIAGVCQQMCVNYVGGFECYCSEGHELEADGISCSPAGAMGAQASQDLGDELLDDGEDEEDEDEAWKAFNGGWTEMPGILWMEPTQPPDFALAYRPSFPEDREPQIPYPEPTWPPPLSAPRVPYHSSVLSVTRPVVVSATRPTLPSAHQPPVIPATHPALSRDHQISVIAANYPDLPSAYQPGILSVSHPAQPPAHQPPMISTKYPELFPAHQSPMFPDTRVAGTQTTTHLPGIPPNHAPLVTTLGAQLPPQAPDAPVLRTQATQLPIIPTAQPSLTTTSRSPVSPAHQISVPAATQPAALPTLLPSQSPTNQTSPISPTHPHSKAPQIPREDGPSPKLALWLPSPAPTAAPTALGEAGLAEHSQRDDRWLLVALLVPTCIFLVVLLALGIVYCTRCGPHAPNKRITDCYRWVTHAGSKSPTEPMPPRGSLTGVQTCRTSV